In Symmachiella dynata, the following are encoded in one genomic region:
- a CDS encoding response regulator transcription factor yields the protein MVAEDYSGRALTDVVVNRILLIEADAETAQSMKTLLESQKFTVLTAKDGGQAQSIFVMRKPDFVITELILQGDTGFEICERFKQTDKTVPVLVVSEIELDQAKKLASRVGADGYLVKPVQPEVLLSKIREIAENAWWEVHSDRPREDRRVRFSCSCGKRFRVSPVHRGKSLTCPECGEPTMVPIHD from the coding sequence ATGGTCGCAGAAGATTACTCTGGCCGCGCCCTCACCGATGTCGTTGTCAATCGGATTCTGCTTATCGAAGCGGACGCCGAGACGGCGCAGTCCATGAAGACGCTGCTCGAAAGCCAAAAGTTCACCGTGTTAACTGCCAAAGACGGTGGCCAAGCGCAGTCGATCTTTGTCATGCGCAAGCCCGACTTTGTGATCACCGAATTGATTTTGCAAGGCGATACTGGATTCGAGATTTGCGAACGATTCAAACAAACAGATAAAACGGTGCCTGTCTTGGTCGTGTCTGAGATCGAACTGGATCAAGCCAAGAAGCTTGCCTCCCGAGTCGGCGCTGACGGTTATCTGGTCAAGCCGGTCCAGCCCGAAGTCCTCTTGTCGAAGATCCGAGAAATCGCCGAAAACGCATGGTGGGAAGTCCATTCGGATCGTCCACGCGAAGACCGTCGCGTCCGCTTTTCTTGTTCCTGTGGAAAGCGGTTTCGTGTCAGTCCCGTACACCGCGGCAAATCGTTAACCTGTCCTGAGTGTGGAGAACCCACGATGGTTCCAATTCACGATTAG